Proteins from a genomic interval of Verrucomicrobium sp.:
- a CDS encoding FKBP-type peptidyl-prolyl cis-trans isomerase produces MARSTLLLIALIPLFFAGCGRQNSATIKTDDQKISYGIGLNLGKSMKQQGLEVDAQAVAAGIADAQSGAKPKVAINEIESLMLAKQQQLMKDRLKADAAAASKNAADGEAFLKENEKKAGVKTTASGLQYKVEKEGKGKKPSATSTVTVNYRGTLIDGKEFDSSYKRNEPATFPVNGVIPGWTEGLQLMTEGSKYQFFIPAKLAYGEQGAGNGVIPPGATLVFEVELLKID; encoded by the coding sequence ATGGCACGCTCCACCCTCCTCCTGATCGCGCTGATTCCTCTTTTCTTTGCCGGCTGCGGCAGGCAAAACAGCGCCACTATTAAAACCGACGACCAAAAAATCAGCTACGGAATCGGCCTGAACCTGGGCAAGAGCATGAAACAGCAGGGCCTGGAGGTCGACGCGCAGGCGGTCGCCGCGGGCATCGCCGACGCGCAGTCCGGCGCCAAGCCCAAGGTGGCCATCAACGAAATCGAGTCCCTCATGCTGGCCAAGCAGCAGCAGCTCATGAAGGACCGCCTCAAGGCAGACGCGGCCGCCGCCAGCAAGAACGCCGCCGACGGCGAGGCCTTCCTGAAAGAGAATGAGAAGAAGGCCGGCGTGAAGACCACCGCCAGCGGCCTCCAATACAAGGTTGAGAAGGAAGGCAAAGGCAAGAAGCCGTCCGCCACCAGCACCGTCACCGTCAACTACCGCGGCACCCTGATCGACGGCAAGGAATTCGACAGCTCCTACAAGCGCAACGAGCCCGCCACCTTCCCCGTCAACGGCGTCATCCCCGGCTGGACCGAAGGGCTTCAGCTGATGACCGAAGGGTCCAAGTACCAGTTCTTCATCCCCGCCAAGCTGGCCTACGGCGAGCAGGGCGCGGGCAACGGCGTCATTCCTCCCGGTGCGACGCTCGTCTTCGAGGTCGAGTTGCTGAAGATCGACTAA
- a CDS encoding UTP--glucose-1-phosphate uridylyltransferase: MADFSLFARLMEGSGASAAAISSFRRSYEALARGETGQIPEPSIEALASLPVHQPGKESSNRSLLSQACILKLNGGLGTGMGLERAKSLLPVKEGLTFLDLICRHVLRLRKGGDGPGFLLMDSFTTSADTRAFLAERYPSLGGPETWELLQNKAPKVDAATLAPAQAADPDMAWCPPGHGDLYAALAGSGRLASLLEQGFRYLFVSNADNLGATLDPLLLERFAASGAPFLMEVTERTEADRKGGHLCRDRATGRLRLREIAQCPPEDQAAFGDISRHRFFNTNNLWIDLRQLRAALEAGQGSIALPVIFNRKTVDPRDPASPAVIQLETAMGAAIEAFEGAEAVVVPRTRFLPVKTTNDLLALRSDAYALEEETLRLRAEALPLIDLDGAHYKRIDDFDAKFAAGIPSLRSCRRLTVRGPVLFSSGVRLQGAVTVTNPRREDAPLPPGAYADREVTL; this comes from the coding sequence ATGGCTGATTTCTCCCTTTTCGCCCGTTTGATGGAAGGCTCAGGCGCTTCCGCCGCCGCCATCTCCTCCTTCCGCCGCAGTTACGAAGCCCTGGCCCGGGGAGAAACAGGCCAGATCCCGGAGCCTTCCATAGAAGCTCTCGCCTCCCTGCCGGTCCATCAGCCGGGCAAAGAGAGTTCCAACCGTTCCCTTCTTTCCCAAGCCTGCATTCTAAAACTCAACGGCGGCCTGGGCACCGGCATGGGACTGGAGCGGGCCAAGTCCCTGCTGCCGGTCAAGGAAGGGCTGACCTTCCTGGACCTGATCTGCCGCCATGTCCTGCGGCTCCGGAAGGGGGGAGACGGGCCTGGCTTCCTCCTGATGGACAGCTTCACCACCAGCGCCGACACCCGCGCCTTTCTGGCGGAACGCTACCCCTCCCTGGGCGGCCCCGAAACCTGGGAGCTGCTCCAAAACAAGGCGCCGAAAGTCGATGCCGCCACCCTGGCCCCGGCCCAGGCGGCCGATCCCGATATGGCCTGGTGCCCCCCCGGCCACGGCGACCTCTACGCCGCGTTGGCGGGCAGCGGACGGCTCGCCTCCCTCCTGGAACAGGGCTTTCGCTACCTCTTCGTATCCAACGCCGACAACCTGGGAGCCACCCTGGACCCGCTCCTGCTGGAGCGTTTCGCCGCGTCCGGCGCCCCCTTCCTCATGGAGGTGACGGAAAGGACGGAGGCCGACCGCAAGGGAGGCCACCTCTGCCGCGACCGCGCCACGGGACGGCTGCGGCTGCGGGAAATCGCCCAATGCCCGCCGGAAGACCAGGCCGCCTTCGGCGACATTTCCCGGCATCGCTTCTTCAACACGAACAATCTATGGATCGACCTGCGGCAGCTCCGCGCCGCGTTGGAGGCCGGGCAAGGCTCCATCGCCCTGCCGGTCATCTTCAACAGGAAGACCGTCGATCCGCGCGATCCCGCCTCCCCTGCCGTCATCCAGCTGGAAACGGCGATGGGCGCGGCCATCGAGGCCTTCGAGGGAGCGGAAGCCGTCGTCGTCCCCCGCACCCGCTTCCTGCCGGTGAAGACGACCAACGACCTTCTGGCCCTCCGCTCCGACGCTTACGCGCTGGAGGAGGAAACGCTCCGCCTAAGGGCGGAAGCCCTGCCGCTCATCGACCTGGATGGGGCTCACTACAAGCGGATCGACGATTTCGACGCCAAGTTTGCCGCCGGGATCCCCTCCCTGCGCTCCTGCCGCCGCCTGACGGTAAGGGGGCCTGTCCTCTTTTCCTCCGGCGTCCGCCTGCAAGGCGCGGTGACGGTAACCAACCCGCGGCGTGAGGACGCCCCCCTCCCCCCCGGCGCTTACGCCGACCGGGAGGTCACTCTCTAG
- a CDS encoding DUF1328 domain-containing protein, whose product MKKSLRCIKSPPEWEGFLCGAAIVLATLGFSGWAGTASGIVQILAVIFGVLLLFSCYLSRPHSS is encoded by the coding sequence GTGAAGAAATCTCTGCGATGCATCAAATCCCCTCCGGAATGGGAGGGATTCCTCTGCGGCGCGGCCATTGTCTTGGCGACGCTGGGTTTCAGCGGCTGGGCGGGCACGGCCAGCGGCATTGTACAGATTTTGGCCGTCATCTTCGGCGTCCTTCTTCTTTTCTCCTGCTATCTCTCCCGCCCTCACTCCTCCTAA
- a CDS encoding sigma-54 dependent transcriptional regulator has product MRILIVDDETAIRKTTLLAIQVEGHEADAVDSGHLALRKMAEESYDLVFLDLRLGREDGLDILKQILKINAQLPVVVFTAFASVETAVEAMRRGAFDYIPKPFTPEHLRQVIQKVQKTRRLEGKIADLENRISKSTPEADLTTKDPLLQAVYETAFRAAATPATILILGESGTGKSVIARAIHQRSLRKDQPFVTVSCPSLSRELLESELFGHLKGSFTGAVSDTWGKVAAADNGTLFLDEIGELPMEIQPKLLRLLQEKEYERVGENKPRHADARIIAATNRDLAAGVKEGRFREDLFYRLNVITLHMPPLRERPHDLMTIADNYLEFFARQTAKKVSGFSEEVRDCIRRYHWPGNLRELRNAVERAVILCNGEKIGLSDLPDAIHLTQGEASLNLGAQATLDELEREHIRLVLAKSHSFDAAAKTLGIDPATLYRKRKKLSL; this is encoded by the coding sequence ATGCGTATCCTCATTGTCGATGACGAAACCGCCATTCGCAAAACCACCCTCCTGGCGATCCAGGTGGAAGGCCATGAAGCCGACGCCGTGGACAGCGGCCATTTGGCCCTGCGCAAGATGGCGGAGGAATCTTACGACTTGGTTTTCCTGGATCTGCGCTTGGGCCGGGAGGACGGCCTCGACATCCTCAAGCAGATCCTAAAGATCAACGCCCAGCTGCCGGTGGTGGTCTTCACCGCCTTTGCCTCCGTGGAGACGGCGGTGGAAGCGATGCGGCGCGGGGCCTTTGATTACATCCCAAAGCCCTTTACCCCGGAGCATCTCCGGCAGGTCATCCAGAAAGTCCAGAAGACCCGGCGGCTGGAGGGGAAGATCGCCGATCTGGAGAACCGCATCTCCAAGAGCACGCCGGAAGCCGACCTGACCACGAAGGACCCGCTGCTTCAGGCGGTCTATGAGACGGCCTTCCGCGCCGCCGCGACGCCCGCCACGATTCTCATCCTGGGGGAAAGCGGCACGGGCAAAAGCGTCATAGCCCGCGCCATCCACCAGCGGAGCCTGCGGAAGGACCAGCCATTCGTCACCGTCAGCTGTCCCAGCCTTTCCCGGGAGCTTTTGGAGAGCGAGCTCTTCGGCCACCTGAAGGGCTCCTTTACCGGCGCGGTGAGCGACACGTGGGGCAAGGTGGCCGCCGCCGACAACGGCACCCTCTTCCTGGACGAGATCGGCGAGCTGCCGATGGAGATCCAGCCGAAGCTCCTGCGCCTCCTCCAGGAAAAGGAATACGAGCGGGTGGGGGAGAACAAGCCCCGCCACGCCGACGCGCGCATCATCGCCGCGACGAACCGGGACCTAGCCGCCGGGGTGAAAGAGGGGCGCTTCCGCGAGGACCTCTTCTACCGGCTCAACGTCATCACCCTGCACATGCCGCCGCTGCGCGAGCGCCCGCACGACCTGATGACCATCGCGGACAATTACCTCGAATTTTTCGCCCGCCAGACGGCCAAGAAGGTTTCCGGCTTTTCGGAGGAGGTCCGGGACTGCATCCGCCGCTACCATTGGCCGGGGAACCTCCGCGAGCTGCGCAACGCGGTGGAGCGGGCCGTCATTCTTTGCAACGGGGAAAAGATCGGCCTTTCCGACCTGCCGGACGCCATCCACCTGACGCAGGGGGAGGCGTCCCTTAACCTAGGCGCGCAGGCGACGCTCGACGAGCTGGAGCGGGAACACATCCGCCTGGTCCTGGCGAAGTCCCACAGCTTTGACGCCGCGGCCAAGACCCTGGGCATCGATCCGGCCACCCTTTACCGCAAGCGCAAGAAGCTAAGCCTCTGA
- a CDS encoding ATP-binding protein, which yields MLRWRLSLGMVTLMALLLAVGCYAVWLLDSLGPAVKRVLDNNYRAIKAIEDIRVATLRINSTYFSPSPEALPSFDKAAFDDNHRAIDAAVEELRSVPMPAAESEAARRLDGALDTYLRLYGRLFAASTRDKTESLLMMQRIQDSTLLISEAADRLLSFNEEAMLDADRKARQHAKDSIHFLLLAMGLALAVAIYASYRMGSAVLEPIRVLTDFTGRIGSGQLDISAPVLSEDELGKLASSFNTMAAQLRAYRQTTSERIFKLNHTMEATLSAFPDPIFVIDRERRITLRNPAALRFGEELGFGDGLPPEMADRITQALETGLDYLPSSFRDTLFYRVNEQEKSFLPRVLVMRGQHGEMDGLAVVLQDMTRFRLMDDVKTNLISTVSHELRTPLTSIRMAFHILMERKIGALTDKQADLLGVAREDAERLLRTLNDLLDLARLEDGRHNLHYDLVAPEELGREVVQEAESAADRHHVRLVIEAGKEGLPSMMIDRARVKHVLAHFLDNAIKHSPSGATVRLGIERRPGDQIRFSVEDQGEGIPSEFQGRIFDKFFRVPGRPKTGAGIGLSIARQIVQAHLGRIGVHSGAQGGSEFYCELPLDGKN from the coding sequence ATGCTGAGATGGCGTCTTTCCCTGGGCATGGTCACGCTGATGGCCCTCCTGCTCGCGGTGGGCTGCTACGCGGTGTGGCTCCTGGACAGCCTCGGCCCGGCGGTCAAGCGGGTGCTGGACAACAATTACCGCGCCATCAAGGCGATTGAGGATATCCGCGTTGCCACGCTGCGGATCAACAGCACCTACTTCAGCCCCAGCCCGGAGGCGCTGCCCAGCTTCGACAAGGCCGCCTTCGACGACAATCACCGGGCGATCGACGCCGCCGTCGAAGAGCTGCGCTCCGTGCCGATGCCCGCGGCCGAGTCGGAGGCCGCCCGCCGCCTGGACGGCGCGCTCGACACTTACTTGAGGCTTTATGGGAGGCTCTTTGCCGCCAGCACGCGGGACAAGACGGAGAGCCTGCTGATGATGCAGCGGATCCAGGACTCCACCCTTCTCATCAGCGAGGCGGCCGACCGCCTCCTCTCCTTCAACGAAGAGGCGATGCTCGACGCCGACCGCAAGGCCCGCCAGCACGCGAAGGACTCCATTCATTTCCTGCTCCTGGCCATGGGCCTGGCGCTGGCCGTGGCCATTTACGCCTCCTATCGGATGGGGTCCGCCGTCCTGGAGCCCATCCGCGTGCTGACCGATTTTACGGGACGCATCGGCTCCGGGCAGCTGGACATCAGCGCGCCGGTCCTTTCCGAGGACGAGCTGGGCAAGCTGGCCTCCTCCTTCAACACCATGGCGGCCCAGCTGCGCGCCTATCGTCAAACCACCTCGGAACGGATCTTCAAGCTCAACCATACCATGGAGGCGACGCTCTCCGCCTTCCCGGACCCGATCTTCGTCATCGACCGGGAGCGGCGCATCACCCTGCGCAATCCGGCGGCGCTCCGCTTCGGGGAGGAGCTGGGTTTCGGCGACGGGCTGCCGCCGGAAATGGCGGACCGGATCACCCAGGCGCTGGAGACCGGCCTGGACTACCTCCCGTCCTCCTTCCGGGACACGCTCTTTTACCGCGTCAACGAGCAGGAGAAATCGTTCCTTCCGCGCGTCTTGGTCATGCGCGGCCAGCACGGGGAAATGGACGGATTGGCCGTCGTTCTTCAGGACATGACCCGCTTCCGCCTGATGGACGACGTGAAGACCAATCTGATTTCCACCGTCAGCCACGAGCTGCGCACCCCGCTGACCAGCATCCGCATGGCCTTCCATATCCTCATGGAGCGGAAGATCGGCGCGTTGACGGACAAGCAGGCCGACCTTTTGGGCGTCGCCCGGGAGGACGCGGAGCGGCTGCTCCGCACGCTGAATGACCTGCTAGACCTCGCCCGGCTGGAGGACGGCCGCCACAACCTGCACTACGACCTCGTCGCCCCCGAGGAGCTGGGCCGGGAGGTCGTCCAAGAGGCGGAAAGCGCCGCGGACCGCCATCACGTGCGGCTGGTGATAGAGGCCGGCAAGGAGGGCCTCCCCAGCATGATGATCGACCGCGCCCGGGTGAAGCACGTCCTGGCTCACTTCCTGGACAATGCCATCAAGCACTCCCCCTCCGGCGCCACCGTCCGCCTGGGCATCGAAAGGCGCCCGGGAGACCAGATACGCTTTTCCGTGGAGGACCAGGGGGAGGGGATCCCGTCCGAGTTCCAGGGGCGGATCTTTGACAAGTTCTTCCGCGTGCCCGGGCGGCCGAAGACCGGAGCGGGCATCGGCCTTTCCATCGCGCGCCAGATCGTGCAGGCCCATTTGGGCCGCATCGGCGTTCACAGTGGCGCGCAGGGCGGAAGTGAGTTTTATTGTGAGCTGCCGCTCGACGGCAAAAATTAG
- a CDS encoding response regulator: MTKRILVVDDEPNIRLSFRYGLLSDAWQVEEAANGMEAVEKARKAPYDVMLIDLRMPGMDGLQTLAKLQEAGLRIPAVMVSAHATTDTVLQAVRLGTLDCPH; the protein is encoded by the coding sequence ATGACTAAGCGCATTCTGGTGGTCGACGACGAGCCCAACATCCGGCTGAGTTTCCGCTACGGGCTCTTGTCCGACGCGTGGCAGGTGGAGGAGGCGGCCAACGGCATGGAGGCGGTGGAAAAGGCCCGCAAGGCGCCGTATGACGTCATGCTGATCGACCTGCGGATGCCGGGAATGGACGGCCTCCAGACCCTGGCCAAGCTGCAGGAGGCCGGCCTCCGCATCCCCGCGGTCATGGTCAGCGCCCACGCCACCACGGACACCGTCCTGCAGGCCGTCCGCCTGGGAACGCTGGATTGTCCTCACTAA
- a CDS encoding dipeptidase, producing the protein MQESALNDFLKFLSFASISADSAYRTPTRECAAWLVERLRGMGLATELHETAGLPVVVARSKPQPGKPTVLIYGHYDVQPVDPLALWTHPPFEPHVENGVVTARGAADNKGQILAHILGVEEALRRDGELPVNVCFVIEGEEEIGSPSLAPFLEKEKERLAADVVVISDSPMIAPGVPTFTYGLRGVAAMELHATGPAQDLHSGMYGGAVANPVTVLARLIASLHRPDGSVAIEGFYDGVAPLADWEREAWQKLPLTEARLKEMTGVPALDGEAAYRPLERIWGRPTAEVNGLYGGYQGEGSKTVLPKEARAKLTFRLVPGQKGEDVLAKAAKHFRAHCPPSIRLEVEIGHAGDPYIVEPHTGHGKRAQEALQETFPGVPLALTREGGSIPIVADFKRILGADTLLLGLCLPDCNAHAPNETFPLANLEAGIRLNQALLHKLGLPGTA; encoded by the coding sequence ATGCAGGAATCCGCCCTGAACGATTTTCTCAAGTTCCTTTCCTTTGCCAGCATTTCGGCCGACTCGGCCTACCGGACCCCAACGCGGGAGTGTGCCGCCTGGCTGGTGGAGCGCCTGCGCGGCATGGGACTGGCGACGGAGCTGCACGAGACGGCGGGCCTCCCCGTCGTGGTGGCCCGGAGCAAGCCCCAGCCCGGCAAACCCACCGTCCTTATCTACGGCCACTATGACGTCCAGCCAGTCGATCCCCTGGCGCTGTGGACCCACCCCCCCTTCGAGCCCCACGTGGAAAACGGCGTCGTCACCGCGCGCGGCGCGGCGGACAACAAGGGGCAGATCCTGGCCCACATCCTGGGGGTGGAGGAAGCCCTGCGCCGGGACGGAGAGCTGCCGGTCAACGTCTGCTTCGTCATCGAGGGGGAGGAGGAGATCGGCAGCCCCAGCCTGGCTCCCTTCCTGGAAAAGGAGAAAGAGCGGCTGGCGGCCGACGTCGTCGTCATCTCCGACAGCCCGATGATCGCCCCCGGCGTCCCCACCTTCACCTACGGCCTGCGCGGCGTCGCCGCCATGGAATTGCACGCCACCGGCCCGGCCCAGGACCTCCATTCGGGCATGTACGGCGGGGCCGTGGCCAATCCGGTGACCGTTCTGGCCCGGCTCATCGCCAGCCTCCACCGGCCGGACGGCAGCGTGGCGATCGAGGGCTTTTACGACGGCGTGGCCCCGCTGGCCGATTGGGAGCGGGAGGCCTGGCAAAAGCTGCCCCTGACGGAAGCCCGCCTCAAGGAGATGACCGGCGTGCCCGCCTTGGACGGGGAGGCGGCCTACCGCCCCTTGGAGCGCATCTGGGGCCGCCCCACCGCGGAGGTCAACGGCCTTTACGGCGGCTACCAGGGGGAAGGGTCCAAGACCGTCCTGCCGAAGGAGGCCCGGGCCAAGCTGACCTTCCGCCTGGTCCCCGGCCAAAAGGGTGAGGATGTCCTGGCCAAGGCGGCCAAGCACTTCCGGGCCCACTGCCCGCCCTCCATCCGGCTGGAAGTGGAGATCGGCCATGCGGGCGACCCCTACATCGTGGAGCCCCACACCGGCCACGGAAAGCGGGCCCAGGAAGCCCTTCAAGAAACCTTCCCCGGCGTCCCCCTGGCGCTCACGCGGGAAGGGGGGAGCATCCCTATCGTCGCCGATTTCAAGCGGATCCTGGGGGCCGACACCCTCCTCCTGGGCCTGTGCCTGCCCGATTGCAACGCCCACGCCCCCAACGAAACCTTCCCCCTGGCCAACCTGGAGGCGGGTATCCGGCTCAATCAGGCCCTTTTGCATAAATTAGGGTTGCCAGGCACGGCATGA
- a CDS encoding 50S ribosomal protein L25, protein MAKTISLKAQIRTGTGRSAAKALRAKGEIPGVIYGKRGTWPVQINSQELSEALHHVSSENVLVDLQLSGGEKAETKFVFLQEVEHHYLQDNIVHVDLHEIAADEEIHVEVPVVEVGEPVGVRVGGGLMETILRRLRVSCLPKYLPEQITVDVSALEIGQAIHVGQIALPEGVTVLNPKDQSVVAVHAPLTEDEAKAAESTAPAAAATEPEVLKEKKEAAPAAEGDKKK, encoded by the coding sequence ATGGCTAAGACGATCTCTCTCAAGGCGCAGATCCGCACCGGCACCGGCCGCAGCGCCGCCAAGGCCCTCCGGGCCAAGGGCGAAATCCCCGGCGTCATCTACGGCAAGCGCGGCACCTGGCCCGTCCAGATCAACAGCCAGGAGCTGAGCGAAGCGCTCCACCACGTCTCCAGCGAGAACGTGCTGGTCGACCTCCAGCTGAGCGGCGGCGAAAAGGCCGAGACGAAGTTCGTCTTCCTCCAGGAGGTCGAGCACCACTACCTCCAGGACAACATCGTCCACGTCGACCTGCACGAGATCGCGGCCGACGAAGAGATCCACGTTGAAGTCCCCGTTGTCGAAGTCGGCGAGCCCGTCGGCGTCCGCGTCGGCGGCGGCCTCATGGAGACCATCCTGCGCCGCCTCCGCGTCTCCTGCCTGCCGAAGTATCTCCCCGAGCAGATCACCGTCGACGTCAGCGCCCTGGAAATCGGCCAGGCCATCCACGTCGGCCAGATCGCCCTGCCGGAAGGCGTCACCGTCCTCAACCCGAAGGACCAGTCCGTCGTCGCCGTCCACGCTCCTCTGACCGAGGACGAGGCCAAGGCCGCCGAGAGCACCGCCCCCGCGGCCGCCGCCACGGAGCCCGAGGTCCTCAAGGAAAAGAAGGAAGCCGCCCCCGCCGCCGAGGGCGACAAGAAGAAGTAA
- the pth gene encoding aminoacyl-tRNA hydrolase: protein MPSYRLIVGLGNPGSKYEGTRHNLGFAALDAVLSPAAFSPESRGPVEVAREGDVRFLKPQTYMNLSGPAVAAWLSWLKLTPADLLVLVDDFALPFGEIRFRTGGSHGGHNGLRSIEETLGTRDYARLRLGMGPVPERWAVEDFVLARFTPEEKAQLPLFLDRAKDAFRCCQDRGISLAMTLFNKKQEL, encoded by the coding sequence ATGCCGTCTTACCGGCTTATCGTCGGGCTGGGCAATCCCGGCTCCAAATACGAGGGGACGCGGCACAACCTCGGTTTTGCCGCCCTGGACGCCGTCCTTTCCCCCGCCGCGTTCTCCCCGGAGAGCCGCGGCCCGGTCGAGGTCGCCCGCGAGGGCGACGTCCGCTTCCTAAAGCCCCAGACCTACATGAACCTGAGCGGTCCCGCCGTGGCCGCCTGGCTCTCCTGGCTTAAGCTCACCCCGGCCGACCTCCTGGTGTTGGTCGACGACTTCGCGCTTCCCTTCGGCGAAATCCGCTTCCGCACCGGCGGCAGCCACGGCGGCCACAACGGCCTGCGCTCCATTGAGGAAACCCTGGGCACCCGGGACTACGCCCGCCTCCGCCTGGGCATGGGCCCCGTGCCGGAACGGTGGGCCGTGGAAGACTTCGTCCTGGCCCGTTTCACCCCGGAAGAGAAGGCGCAGCTCCCTCTTTTCCTCGATCGCGCAAAGGACGCGTTTCGCTGTTGCCAGGACCGGGGAATTTCGCTAGCAATGACCCTCTTTAACAAAAAACAGGAACTATGA
- a CDS encoding 30S ribosomal protein S6: MNRYDGLYILEAQEKAGKEDPIKASLDAIEKEINALGGSVQGTQKMDRRRFERIADDVDSGFYVNVRFSMEPSQIVALRKKLSLGKAGVFRQFYLKANENEAVAA; the protein is encoded by the coding sequence ATGAATCGCTACGACGGACTCTACATTTTGGAAGCGCAGGAAAAGGCCGGGAAAGAAGATCCCATCAAGGCCTCTCTCGACGCCATCGAGAAGGAAATCAACGCCCTTGGCGGCAGCGTGCAGGGCACCCAGAAGATGGACCGCCGCCGTTTCGAGCGCATCGCCGACGACGTCGACTCCGGCTTCTACGTGAACGTCCGCTTCTCCATGGAACCCTCCCAGATCGTCGCTCTGCGCAAGAAGCTCTCCCTCGGAAAGGCCGGCGTTTTCCGCCAGTTCTACCTGAAGGCGAACGAGAACGAAGCCGTCGCGGCCTAG
- the ssb gene encoding single-stranded DNA-binding protein yields the protein MADLNKVMLIGNLTRDPEVRYTPKGTAVGDLAMALNNSFKSQDGQVREEVCYVDLVVWGRQAETAKQYLSKGSPIFVEGRLQLDQWETKEGEKRNRLRVVAERIQFLGRPREGGGGGGGGAPRGEGRSGGDSYNQAPPRSQAPAYEAHEPGPSDDDVPF from the coding sequence ATGGCCGACCTGAACAAAGTGATGCTCATCGGGAACCTCACCCGGGATCCCGAGGTGCGCTACACCCCGAAGGGCACCGCCGTCGGCGACCTGGCCATGGCCTTGAACAACTCCTTCAAGAGCCAGGACGGCCAGGTGCGTGAGGAAGTCTGCTACGTCGACCTCGTCGTATGGGGCCGCCAGGCGGAAACCGCCAAGCAGTACCTCAGCAAGGGCTCGCCCATCTTCGTCGAGGGCCGCCTCCAGCTCGACCAGTGGGAGACCAAGGAAGGCGAGAAACGCAACCGCCTCCGCGTCGTCGCGGAGCGCATCCAGTTCCTGGGCCGTCCCCGCGAAGGCGGCGGCGGCGGCGGTGGTGGAGCCCCCCGCGGCGAAGGCCGCAGCGGCGGCGACAGCTACAACCAGGCCCCCCCGCGCTCCCAGGCTCCCGCCTACGAGGCGCACGAGCCCGGCCCGTCCGACGACGACGTCCCTTTCTAA
- the rplI gene encoding 50S ribosomal protein L9, producing MQVEVLLKNKIEGLGVEADVVSVRPGYARNFLVPQGHAVLATSATKRQIEQLKQKRAQREAEELNAAQELAGKINKLNLTFTLAAGQGQDKVFGSITNHDVIERLKAEGYTVDRKQVKLEKPIKETGSHEIIIAVHPEISAKLKIQVATPAPEGEEAEGAEDAKGARKTARKSTKKPTASA from the coding sequence ATGCAAGTCGAAGTGCTACTGAAGAACAAGATCGAGGGCCTGGGCGTCGAGGCCGACGTCGTCTCCGTCCGCCCCGGTTACGCCCGTAATTTCCTGGTCCCCCAGGGCCACGCCGTCCTGGCCACCTCCGCCACCAAGCGCCAGATCGAGCAGCTCAAGCAAAAGCGCGCCCAGCGCGAGGCCGAAGAGCTCAACGCCGCCCAGGAACTGGCCGGCAAGATCAACAAGCTGAACCTCACCTTCACCCTCGCCGCCGGCCAGGGCCAGGACAAGGTCTTCGGCTCCATCACCAATCACGACGTCATCGAGCGCCTGAAGGCGGAGGGTTACACCGTCGACCGCAAGCAGGTGAAGCTGGAGAAGCCGATCAAGGAGACCGGCTCCCACGAGATCATCATCGCCGTCCACCCGGAAATTTCCGCCAAGCTGAAGATCCAGGTCGCCACGCCCGCTCCCGAAGGGGAAGAGGCCGAAGGCGCCGAGGACGCCAAGGGCGCGCGCAAGACCGCCCGCAAGAGCACCAAGAAGCCCACCGCCTCGGCTTAA